One Paenibacillus crassostreae DNA segment encodes these proteins:
- the xylB gene encoding xylulokinase → MSYVIGIDLGTSAVKTVLVDKDGQVVYEVSEAYPLLQPKPGYSEQDPEAWVEKTLISLNRMMKDSGVKPSEVEGVSFSGQMHGLVLVDDAGKVLRNAILWNDTRTTPQCRKIEKVLGADLLKIARNRALEGFTLPKILWVQEHEPEILKQAALFLLPKDYVRFRLTGDYAMDYSDAAGTLLLDVAGKEWSDRIATAFDLPLSICPRLVDSFDQVGILLPEIAEKSGLLSSTKVFAGGADNACGAIGAGILSEGQTMCSIGTSGVILSYEERKDLDFEGKVHFFNHGEKDAYYIMGVTLAAGYSLQWFKETFAADLTFDQMLEGIDSIPAGSGGLLFTPYIVGERTPHPDANIRGSFIGMDAGHDRTHFARAVMEGITFSLKESIDILRNSGKTITEVISIGGGTKNENWLQMQADIFNATILKLESEQGPAMGAAMLAAYGSGWFPSLQECASHFLRTAKSYVPNPEAVAVYENLFSVYQDVYGQTRELNDKLAAFRK, encoded by the coding sequence ATGAGTTATGTTATTGGTATCGATCTAGGCACAAGTGCTGTGAAAACGGTACTTGTAGATAAGGATGGCCAAGTAGTATATGAAGTATCGGAAGCGTATCCACTACTTCAACCGAAGCCAGGTTATAGTGAACAAGATCCAGAAGCATGGGTAGAGAAGACATTAATCTCCCTAAACAGAATGATGAAGGATTCAGGTGTAAAACCTTCAGAAGTAGAAGGAGTTAGTTTCTCAGGTCAGATGCACGGCTTAGTATTGGTTGATGATGCTGGCAAGGTGCTTCGCAATGCGATTTTATGGAATGATACACGTACAACCCCGCAATGTCGTAAGATTGAGAAAGTATTAGGTGCTGATCTTCTGAAGATTGCTCGCAATCGGGCGTTGGAAGGATTCACTTTACCAAAGATTCTATGGGTACAAGAACATGAACCGGAAATTCTTAAGCAAGCAGCATTGTTCCTATTGCCTAAGGATTATGTACGTTTCCGTTTAACGGGTGACTATGCAATGGATTATTCTGATGCGGCCGGAACCTTGTTACTTGATGTAGCTGGTAAAGAGTGGAGTGATAGAATCGCGACTGCTTTCGATCTACCACTATCCATTTGTCCACGTCTAGTTGATTCCTTTGATCAAGTAGGAATCTTACTTCCAGAAATTGCAGAGAAGTCGGGATTGCTATCATCCACTAAGGTATTTGCTGGTGGAGCAGATAACGCTTGCGGTGCTATTGGAGCAGGAATTCTAAGTGAAGGCCAAACGATGTGCAGTATTGGTACATCTGGCGTCATTCTGTCATATGAAGAACGTAAGGATTTAGATTTCGAAGGGAAAGTGCACTTCTTTAATCATGGCGAGAAAGATGCTTATTATATTATGGGAGTTACTTTGGCTGCGGGTTATAGTTTGCAGTGGTTTAAGGAAACATTCGCAGCTGATCTTACATTCGATCAAATGCTTGAAGGAATCGACAGTATTCCAGCGGGTAGTGGTGGATTGCTCTTCACGCCATATATTGTCGGCGAACGTACACCACATCCTGATGCTAACATCCGAGGTAGCTTTATTGGGATGGATGCAGGACATGATCGTACCCATTTCGCACGGGCAGTGATGGAGGGAATCACATTCTCTTTGAAAGAATCTATTGATATCCTACGTAATTCAGGTAAGACGATTACTGAAGTAATCTCCATTGGTGGGGGAACTAAGAACGAAAATTGGTTACAAATGCAAGCTGACATCTTTAATGCTACGATTCTGAAGTTGGAAAGTGAACAGGGACCAGCTATGGGGGCAGCCATGCTTGCTGCTTATGGAAGTGGTTGGTTCCCATCTTTACAAGAATGTGCATCACACTTCTTACGAACTGCCAAATCTTATGTACCAAATCCTGAAGCAGTGGCTGTATACGAGAACCTGTTCAGTGTGTATCAAGATGTTTATGGACAAACTCGTGAGTTGAATGATAAGTTAGCTGCATTTCGTAAGTAA
- a CDS encoding transglutaminase domain-containing protein → MRKGRTRLVKALIIATLLAVAIPPSVDFEHAFASSKITTVRSVNDIQQVLLSAMNGHQVNVEFVYKGKTNSLKTQLKQALDQAMESDPYINYTIASYGYSYRGSHNTADVSVKLSYRETAAETAYVEKQVNQVLKEIIIPSMNDHEKVKAIHDWIVTHLKYDTTLQKYTAFDGLNTGSTVCQGYSLLTYKMLKEAGIENRIVEGTATPEGSNTSQLHAWNLVLLSGSWYHLDTTWDDPVPDQKDVVGTEYYLRNDKQMHKDHSWTKPYPAATTLYRDTLSILAKQGGSKAAFYKKLVNDLQYHLYEQSEIVSSTDQLVSKTKAVINKGNHSLLFRFQGNEAELIDELQQLYKLGIEGISYHHSPFEETGDLKVYITWK, encoded by the coding sequence ATGAGAAAAGGCCGTACTCGACTTGTTAAAGCGTTGATCATAGCTACCTTGTTAGCTGTTGCTATTCCACCTTCAGTAGACTTTGAACATGCATTTGCATCCTCGAAGATTACGACTGTGAGATCAGTAAACGATATACAACAGGTGTTACTATCAGCAATGAATGGGCATCAAGTCAATGTTGAATTTGTATATAAAGGGAAAACGAATTCGCTTAAGACGCAATTGAAACAGGCATTGGATCAAGCGATGGAGAGCGATCCTTATATTAATTATACGATTGCAAGTTATGGCTACTCGTATCGAGGAAGTCATAATACCGCAGATGTAAGTGTGAAGCTTAGTTATCGCGAGACAGCGGCAGAAACAGCTTATGTGGAGAAGCAAGTGAATCAAGTGCTGAAAGAGATTATTATTCCTAGCATGAATGATCATGAGAAAGTGAAGGCTATCCACGACTGGATTGTAACTCATCTGAAATATGATACGACATTACAGAAATATACCGCTTTTGATGGGCTAAATACGGGAAGTACAGTGTGCCAAGGATACTCGCTTTTGACGTACAAAATGTTAAAAGAAGCGGGTATTGAGAATAGAATTGTTGAGGGTACTGCCACTCCAGAAGGAAGCAATACAAGTCAACTACATGCGTGGAATCTGGTTCTATTGTCTGGTAGTTGGTATCACTTGGATACAACTTGGGATGACCCTGTCCCTGACCAGAAGGATGTCGTGGGTACAGAATACTATTTGCGTAACGATAAGCAGATGCATAAGGATCACAGCTGGACCAAGCCATATCCTGCTGCAACCACATTATATAGGGATACGTTGTCTATACTCGCTAAACAGGGAGGGAGTAAGGCAGCATTCTATAAAAAATTAGTGAATGATCTTCAATATCACCTTTATGAGCAAAGTGAGATTGTATCTTCGACAGACCAATTAGTTTCCAAGACAAAGGCAGTGATAAATAAAGGTAACCATTCTTTATTATTTCGTTTCCAAGGAAATGAAGCTGAATTGATTGATGAACTACAACAGTTATACAAATTAGGCATAGAGGGAATATCATACCATCATAGTCCCTTTGAAGAGACTGGTGATCTGAAAGTCTATATCACTTGGAAATAA
- a CDS encoding amino acid permease, producing the protein MTKNQQETETSLKPSLKARHMTMIALGGSIGTGLFLASGSAISSSGPGGALLAFAAVGLMVYFLMTSLGELATYLPDSGSFSTYASRFVSPAFGFAVGWNFWYNWAVTIAAELAAATVIIKYWFPETSSGLWSLLFLFLMFGLNFLSTKSYGESEYWFAIIKIITVIVFLSVGILMIFGILGGESVGMKNFNLGGSPFHGGFFAFVGVFMAAGFSFQGTELIGVAAGESENPRQNVPRAIRQVFWRILIFYIFAIFVIGMLIPYTDPSLLNGDLNNIGVSPFTLIFERAGFAFAAALMNAVILSSVLSAGNSGMYAATRVLYSMARNGLAPKFLGKLNRRSVPVNALLITSAVGMLAFLASFFGDGIVYNWLLNASGMCGFINWLAIAICHYRFRKSFIVQGHSLSDLPFRARWFPAGPIFAFILCLIAIFGQNLGAFTGETIDWYGIVVSYISVPLFLIIWFGYRWVKKTKVIPLDQCDLSTHQH; encoded by the coding sequence ATGACAAAGAACCAACAAGAGACTGAAACTTCATTGAAGCCAAGTCTCAAAGCACGACATATGACTATGATTGCTCTAGGTGGGTCTATTGGAACCGGACTCTTTCTCGCTAGCGGCAGCGCTATTTCCTCATCTGGACCCGGTGGAGCCTTACTAGCTTTCGCTGCAGTAGGATTAATGGTTTACTTCCTAATGACTAGTTTAGGTGAATTAGCAACGTATCTCCCTGATTCAGGATCATTCAGCACGTATGCTTCAAGATTTGTTAGCCCTGCCTTCGGCTTCGCTGTGGGTTGGAACTTTTGGTATAACTGGGCTGTGACCATAGCTGCTGAACTAGCCGCAGCCACCGTCATTATTAAATATTGGTTTCCTGAAACTTCCTCTGGACTATGGAGCCTTTTGTTTCTATTCCTAATGTTCGGATTGAATTTCTTATCAACGAAAAGTTATGGGGAATCGGAGTATTGGTTCGCTATTATTAAAATCATTACCGTTATTGTGTTCCTTTCAGTTGGGATCTTAATGATCTTTGGAATACTTGGAGGCGAGTCCGTTGGAATGAAAAATTTCAACCTTGGCGGATCACCATTCCACGGTGGGTTCTTTGCTTTTGTTGGAGTATTTATGGCCGCTGGTTTCTCATTTCAAGGAACCGAACTTATTGGAGTTGCTGCAGGCGAGAGCGAGAATCCTCGCCAGAACGTACCACGTGCTATTCGCCAAGTATTTTGGCGTATTCTTATCTTCTATATTTTTGCTATATTTGTTATCGGAATGCTCATTCCCTATACAGATCCAAGTTTACTTAATGGTGACCTTAACAATATTGGGGTTAGTCCTTTTACACTCATCTTTGAAAGAGCGGGATTTGCCTTCGCTGCAGCGCTCATGAACGCCGTCATCCTAAGTTCCGTTCTATCGGCAGGTAACTCTGGTATGTATGCAGCCACTCGGGTTCTTTATTCCATGGCTAGAAATGGACTAGCGCCTAAATTCCTTGGCAAATTAAACCGTCGTAGTGTTCCTGTTAATGCTTTGCTTATCACAAGTGCAGTAGGTATGTTAGCGTTTCTTGCTTCCTTCTTCGGGGATGGTATCGTCTATAATTGGTTATTAAATGCTTCAGGGATGTGCGGATTTATCAACTGGCTAGCTATCGCCATCTGCCACTATCGCTTCAGAAAGTCTTTTATTGTTCAAGGACATTCTCTATCCGATCTGCCTTTTCGCGCACGATGGTTCCCGGCTGGTCCGATCTTCGCCTTTATTCTGTGTCTTATAGCCATATTCGGACAGAACCTCGGGGCTTTCACAGGTGAAACTATTGATTGGTATGGTATCGTCGTATCCTATATTAGCGTTCCTCTATTCTTAATCATATGGTTTGGCTATAGATGGGTGAAGAAAACCAAAGTCATTCCTTTGGACCAATGTGACCTAAGTACACATCAACATTAA